One region of Vallitalea okinawensis genomic DNA includes:
- a CDS encoding transglutaminase domain-containing protein, translated as MLFSEELKASIDTQFEEAIQLAGYKKNEILEGLRSCSQLEKSGVKFLYGSMPLSDMVNVDFDIYLQFVKHALFIRENTPWGKSIPSDIFLNYVMLYRVNNENIEDCRSTFYKMLCDRIVSKSMVETVIEVNYWCLEQATYQATDIRTASPLTLLKSAYGRCGELSTFTVTALRSIGIPARQVYVPRWSHCDDNHAWVEVWCDGNWYYLGGCEPEPVLNRGWFTAAASRAMLIHSRVFSSCTMNEEVISKNDKITYINHLSHYAESKEITVLVVDSNQQPVEDVMVRFEVLNYSEFFPVTTVRTGHDGKAHVTLGLGHIHIHVMKDNQFINQIIDTREQSKIILHWDEAIKEKPYTEDFEMIPPEEHIINGFKLTSQQEEESRKRFNHSDAIRKEKESSFHKEYKSLSISDEQANLIEAFLLKSKGNAQEIIDFLNRDAYNLHDKLLLLGSLIDKDYTDVTAELLEEHLKHSLGYKGLYPEEIFIKNVMNPRVYYEMITNYRPFILDYFDSSTQHHFENHPKEIWNYISRHISKFTEKEYSNLYTGPVQLLQLKMGSIMSQKILFIAICRTLGIAARINEQDLSLQYYQNGDFITIQEDNDDYNAQLSLQTTDDIQWSYMQNWSIAVLREGVYQTLDLIDEAWENNQLTLHLVPGHYRIITTNRVPNGTIYARKYSLVLQPNDNKELGIEQQQIKITNMLENIEIKDFKLFDHTHHVVMADSILKDSKNILLWVDEGKEPTEHILNEMIDLKDKLNEISSDIIMILRNEDALQNETLSKAIEAIPKIRVYYDDFTDNVSSIARKIYVDPDKLPLIIVTHQGLNVIYGSSGYNVGVTDCITKIIESVKE; from the coding sequence ATGCTATTTTCAGAAGAATTGAAGGCTTCTATCGATACCCAGTTTGAAGAAGCCATTCAGCTAGCAGGTTATAAAAAAAATGAAATTCTTGAAGGACTACGTTCTTGTAGTCAGTTAGAGAAAAGTGGCGTGAAATTTCTCTATGGATCGATGCCATTAAGCGATATGGTCAATGTAGATTTTGATATCTATTTGCAGTTTGTAAAGCATGCTCTATTTATAAGAGAAAATACACCATGGGGTAAGAGTATTCCCAGTGATATTTTTCTTAATTATGTCATGCTTTATCGAGTGAACAATGAGAACATTGAAGATTGCAGATCGACTTTCTATAAAATGCTTTGCGACAGGATCGTTAGTAAAAGTATGGTAGAGACCGTTATCGAGGTCAACTATTGGTGTTTAGAACAAGCAACTTATCAAGCGACGGATATAAGAACAGCGTCACCTCTCACCTTATTAAAATCCGCGTATGGTCGATGCGGCGAGTTATCAACCTTTACTGTCACTGCGTTGAGAAGCATAGGGATTCCTGCAAGACAAGTCTATGTACCAAGGTGGTCCCACTGTGATGACAATCACGCTTGGGTTGAAGTGTGGTGTGATGGTAACTGGTATTATCTAGGGGGATGTGAACCTGAACCTGTTTTGAATAGAGGGTGGTTTACAGCAGCTGCTTCTAGAGCCATGCTGATTCACAGTCGAGTTTTTTCATCATGTACAATGAACGAAGAAGTTATCTCAAAGAACGATAAAATTACATACATCAATCATTTAAGTCACTATGCCGAGAGTAAGGAAATAACAGTTCTAGTCGTTGATTCAAATCAACAACCAGTAGAGGACGTAATGGTACGTTTTGAAGTGTTGAATTACTCAGAATTCTTCCCAGTAACCACAGTGCGGACAGGTCATGATGGAAAAGCTCATGTAACGCTGGGTTTAGGGCATATACATATTCATGTAATGAAAGATAATCAATTCATCAACCAAATAATCGATACGAGGGAACAAAGTAAGATTATATTGCATTGGGATGAGGCGATTAAAGAAAAACCTTATACTGAAGATTTTGAAATGATTCCACCAGAGGAGCATATCATTAATGGCTTTAAACTTACAAGTCAGCAAGAAGAAGAGAGCAGAAAACGGTTTAATCATTCTGACGCCATAAGAAAAGAGAAAGAGAGTAGTTTTCATAAAGAATATAAGTCTTTGAGCATAAGTGATGAACAAGCCAATTTAATAGAAGCTTTTCTATTGAAATCAAAAGGGAATGCCCAAGAAATCATTGACTTTTTGAATCGGGATGCATACAATCTCCATGATAAGCTACTACTACTTGGAAGTCTTATAGATAAAGATTATACAGATGTTACTGCAGAGCTATTAGAGGAGCATTTGAAACATTCACTGGGTTATAAAGGATTATACCCAGAAGAAATTTTTATTAAGAATGTGATGAATCCACGAGTTTATTATGAGATGATCACCAATTATCGCCCATTTATTTTAGACTATTTCGACTCTTCAACGCAGCATCATTTTGAAAATCACCCTAAAGAGATATGGAATTATATTTCTCGTCATATCAGTAAATTCACAGAAAAAGAATACAGTAATTTATATACAGGACCCGTACAATTACTTCAACTAAAAATGGGTAGCATAATGTCTCAGAAAATACTGTTTATAGCCATCTGCCGCACCTTAGGCATAGCAGCAAGAATCAATGAACAGGACTTATCTTTACAATATTATCAAAATGGGGATTTTATCACAATCCAGGAAGATAACGATGATTATAATGCCCAATTAAGCCTTCAAACAACAGATGATATCCAGTGGTCTTATATGCAAAACTGGTCAATTGCAGTATTAAGAGAGGGTGTTTACCAAACCCTAGATCTAATAGATGAAGCTTGGGAAAATAACCAGCTAACCCTCCATTTAGTACCTGGCCATTATCGCATTATAACAACCAATAGGGTGCCTAATGGAACGATTTATGCTAGAAAATACAGCTTGGTGTTGCAGCCAAATGATAATAAAGAGTTAGGTATTGAACAGCAGCAAATCAAAATAACGAATATGCTAGAAAATATAGAAATAAAAGATTTTAAATTATTCGACCACACTCATCATGTGGTTATGGCCGATAGTATTTTAAAAGACAGTAAGAACATCCTTTTATGGGTTGACGAGGGAAAAGAACCAACAGAACATATATTAAATGAAATGATTGATCTTAAAGATAAGTTGAATGAGATATCCAGTGACATCATCATGATCTTAAGAAATGAAGACGCTTTGCAAAACGAAACTCTATCAAAAGCAATTGAAGCTATTCCTAAGATAAGAGTATATTATGATGACTTTACTGACAATGTATCTTCTATTGCTCGTAAAATATATGTAGATCCAGATAAATTACCATTGATTATAGTAACTCATCAGGGTTTAAATGTTATCTACGGGTCCAGTGGGTATAATGTCGGGGTAACAGATTGCATCACTAAGATTATTGAATCAGTTAAGGAATAG
- a CDS encoding GntR family transcriptional regulator, whose translation MAQVKKPLYLQIIEYVKNKIESNEWKQGDQLPTEIELAEKFNVSRITTKRAMEELARDGIIYRKKGRGSFVSENSSVLRATHNQSKIVSIIIPYQKNREEMLDYIKGATDFLNSKGFHLSVHCVENENNEKEAEYLKSIPLQDVSGIIYYPSNVNDDYQYLIPLSIQHYPIVFIDKYFESLPISSVVSDNFNGTYKAMNQLIQKDHQFISFFSRKPIERASSLKERYMAYCQSLVENQIELDHHRIVNGYHAMLIPCDDYEERIGVLANMIKEQLDLGVTAIVTENDIDLVQGIGKLIHEGIKFPDEFTILGFDHMQIPEFFNMKVLSVEQNFYGIGFRAAEMVVESIENNEYINKKEVLPVRIVKCGNSDVNYAGIMCKQ comes from the coding sequence ATGGCGCAAGTGAAAAAACCACTGTATTTACAAATTATTGAATATGTAAAAAATAAGATAGAGAGTAATGAATGGAAACAGGGAGATCAATTACCGACAGAGATAGAATTAGCTGAAAAGTTTAACGTTAGTCGAATAACAACAAAGAGAGCCATGGAAGAGCTAGCTAGGGATGGAATCATTTATAGAAAAAAAGGTCGGGGTAGTTTTGTATCAGAAAATAGTTCTGTACTTAGAGCAACTCATAACCAAAGTAAAATCGTTTCCATAATAATACCTTATCAAAAAAATCGCGAAGAGATGTTGGATTATATTAAAGGCGCTACAGATTTCTTGAATTCCAAAGGATTTCATCTATCTGTCCATTGTGTAGAAAATGAGAATAACGAAAAAGAAGCTGAATACTTAAAAAGCATACCTTTACAGGATGTATCCGGTATCATTTATTACCCATCTAATGTGAATGATGATTACCAATATTTAATACCATTAAGTATCCAACATTATCCCATCGTTTTTATAGATAAATATTTTGAATCCTTACCTATAAGCAGTGTGGTTTCTGATAATTTTAATGGGACCTATAAAGCCATGAATCAGTTGATCCAAAAAGATCATCAATTCATAAGTTTTTTTAGTCGAAAACCCATAGAACGTGCGTCGTCATTAAAGGAGCGCTACATGGCTTACTGCCAATCCCTTGTTGAAAACCAGATAGAGTTGGATCATCATAGGATTGTCAACGGCTACCATGCAATGCTTATTCCATGTGATGATTATGAAGAACGAATCGGCGTTTTGGCTAATATGATCAAAGAGCAGTTAGATTTAGGCGTGACGGCCATCGTCACAGAAAATGATATAGATTTAGTTCAAGGGATAGGAAAACTCATCCATGAAGGAATCAAGTTTCCTGATGAGTTTACAATACTAGGATTTGATCATATGCAAATACCAGAGTTCTTCAATATGAAAGTGCTTTCAGTAGAACAGAACTTTTATGGAATTGGATTTAGAGCTGCTGAGATGGTGGTTGAAAGCATCGAAAACAATGAATATATCAATAAAAAAGAAGTTTTACCCGTTCGGATAGTTAAATGTGGTAATTCTGATGTCAATTATGCTGGCATAATGTGTAAACAGTAA
- a CDS encoding glycoside hydrolase family 18 protein, translating to MNEKMILGYVGNTGIVTPKQAKQLTHINIAFGHLNSDGTISVEHLTVLNKMDEIRSHNPDIKIVLSLVPAEPDAFTVCCASSELREKVGESCAKMVTDFNFDGVDLDWEYPCVPSNGANCTPADKQNFTYLCKTIRQHLDAIDGQRYVLSIAAGADLYYVESVELPELMQYLDYICLMTYDLKCGFHALAGHHTQLYSSTGDVFRNSCDQALRLFHHAGVPKDRLLMGAAFYSRKWENIEDRNHGLLQISKNGGGYGPDYGLLVESYVNKNGYIRYWDDEAKAPYLFNGSTFLSYDDEESLKAKCDYIKDEGFGGIFYWEHKCDPTGTLLDTICRELND from the coding sequence ATGAATGAAAAAATGATTCTAGGTTACGTAGGTAATACAGGGATTGTAACACCTAAACAAGCGAAACAACTCACGCATATAAATATAGCTTTTGGTCATCTGAATAGTGATGGTACCATTTCTGTAGAACATCTAACTGTTCTCAATAAGATGGATGAGATTCGATCACATAATCCAGACATCAAAATTGTCCTTTCTTTAGTGCCTGCAGAGCCTGATGCTTTCACAGTTTGCTGTGCTTCTTCGGAGTTAAGAGAAAAAGTCGGGGAATCATGTGCCAAAATGGTGACAGATTTCAATTTTGATGGTGTAGACCTTGATTGGGAGTATCCTTGTGTACCTTCCAATGGCGCAAATTGTACTCCAGCGGACAAGCAAAATTTCACATATTTATGCAAGACCATTAGACAACATTTAGATGCCATTGATGGTCAACGTTATGTATTGTCAATCGCTGCAGGTGCAGATTTATATTATGTTGAAAGTGTAGAACTGCCTGAGCTTATGCAGTATTTAGATTATATATGCTTGATGACTTATGACTTGAAATGTGGATTCCATGCACTAGCAGGGCATCATACACAATTGTATTCTTCAACCGGTGACGTATTCCGTAATAGCTGCGATCAAGCACTCAGGTTATTCCATCATGCTGGTGTACCTAAAGATAGATTATTGATGGGGGCAGCCTTCTATTCCAGGAAGTGGGAGAACATTGAAGACAGAAACCATGGGTTACTACAAATCAGTAAAAATGGTGGAGGCTATGGACCGGATTATGGATTACTTGTTGAAAGTTATGTGAATAAGAATGGCTATATACGCTATTGGGATGATGAAGCCAAGGCACCGTATCTTTTTAACGGAAGTACATTTCTTTCCTACGATGACGAAGAATCATTAAAAGCAAAATGTGATTACATTAAAGACGAAGGATTTGGTGGTATATTCTATTGGGAGCATAAATGCGATCCAACAGGAACTCTACTGGATACAATATGTAGAGAACTCAATGATTAA
- a CDS encoding type 2 periplasmic-binding domain-containing protein, with the protein MKKGVALTLAVWMMISIMLTGCGGEKVSDEANNTSTDDVSKEVTTDEDGREMVGNMYVEGLPIVKEQETFTIFVDDGGRAEDKIMYPILEEQTNVKVELLLYPYDTALEKKNILINSGEYPDVFAGWILGQKDILKDGMEDGLYIPIDGYIEKYAPNMREVLDIKGVRQTMTLPDGHIYTIPYVIEAPHVDFSPWINYEWLEAVGKDMPTTTEEFRDVLRAFKTEDPNGNGINDEIPYSASPDNLNFGYLAGWFGVSAGQKEPMGFAMADGELVYQYNTEGYKETMKYLNSLYEEGLIDPEIFTQDSAQWTAKGKQDLYGCSMAYGPGDFVDVDVATNRSAFDPLPVLKSEFVDTPNYARSTYGAATLKTQVAITDRAKNPEVIVRWFDNVFELENSVQIQAGLIGKRIEKLGEGQYRALDETLLSEADREKYGWGNMFTQSMPKFIPLDFKVLPVEGKELPYNDKKTADELYAPHLTEAIPQAWATAEDAKRVSIIETDIKNYIVKKQAEWISGQTDVEAEWEDYVEQLDKLGLQELIEMRRRAVDSAQ; encoded by the coding sequence ATGAAAAAAGGGGTTGCATTAACTTTAGCTGTATGGATGATGATTTCCATTATGCTTACTGGATGTGGTGGAGAGAAGGTTTCGGATGAAGCCAATAACACAAGTACAGATGATGTGTCAAAAGAGGTTACGACAGATGAAGATGGGCGTGAAATGGTTGGTAACATGTATGTTGAAGGGCTACCCATTGTAAAAGAACAAGAAACATTTACAATCTTTGTGGATGACGGTGGTAGAGCAGAAGATAAGATTATGTACCCTATTTTAGAAGAACAAACCAACGTCAAAGTTGAATTGTTACTTTATCCATACGATACAGCATTAGAAAAGAAAAATATCCTTATTAATAGTGGGGAGTACCCTGATGTATTCGCCGGATGGATTTTAGGTCAAAAAGACATCCTAAAAGACGGCATGGAAGATGGGTTATATATTCCTATTGATGGGTATATTGAAAAGTATGCACCCAATATGCGTGAAGTTCTGGATATTAAAGGGGTACGTCAAACCATGACTTTACCAGATGGTCATATCTATACCATTCCTTATGTTATTGAAGCACCTCATGTGGATTTCAGTCCATGGATTAATTACGAATGGCTGGAAGCTGTTGGCAAGGATATGCCAACGACTACAGAAGAATTTAGAGATGTATTAAGGGCTTTTAAAACAGAAGATCCCAATGGAAATGGCATCAATGATGAAATTCCTTATTCAGCTAGTCCAGACAATTTAAATTTCGGATATCTTGCTGGTTGGTTTGGCGTTTCAGCTGGTCAAAAAGAACCTATGGGTTTTGCCATGGCAGATGGAGAATTGGTTTATCAATATAATACTGAAGGGTATAAAGAAACCATGAAGTACCTTAATAGCCTTTACGAAGAAGGCTTAATTGATCCAGAGATTTTCACACAAGATTCAGCTCAATGGACTGCTAAAGGTAAACAAGATCTATACGGTTGCTCTATGGCCTATGGACCTGGAGATTTTGTTGATGTTGATGTTGCTACAAACAGAAGTGCTTTTGACCCATTACCTGTATTAAAGAGTGAATTTGTGGATACACCTAACTATGCACGTAGCACTTATGGAGCAGCAACACTTAAGACTCAGGTGGCTATCACAGATAGAGCTAAAAATCCTGAGGTTATTGTAAGATGGTTTGATAATGTCTTTGAACTTGAAAACTCCGTTCAAATTCAAGCGGGTCTAATTGGTAAGCGTATTGAAAAGTTAGGAGAAGGTCAATATAGAGCATTAGATGAAACACTATTATCTGAAGCAGACCGTGAAAAGTATGGCTGGGGTAATATGTTTACACAATCCATGCCTAAATTTATTCCACTTGACTTCAAAGTTCTTCCCGTCGAGGGGAAAGAACTGCCCTATAATGATAAGAAAACTGCAGATGAATTATATGCGCCACATTTAACTGAAGCTATTCCTCAAGCTTGGGCAACAGCAGAAGATGCAAAACGTGTTTCTATCATTGAAACAGATATCAAAAACTATATAGTCAAAAAGCAAGCTGAGTGGATCAGTGGTCAAACAGATGTGGAAGCAGAGTGGGAGGATTATGTAGAACAACTCGATAAGTTAGGTTTACAAGAATTAATTGAGATGAGAAGACGAGCAGTGGATAGTGCACAATAG
- a CDS encoding carbohydrate ABC transporter permease, which translates to MRTLIMKNQHKEGLRQKSKKERAKRSNSDKIFDGVIFVILTIVLLIVAYPLYFIIISSFSDPAAVAGGNVTWRPIGFTLDGYEAVFKEENVMRGFLNSIIYTTVGVLINLGVTIPTSYALSREDFFGKKAVTIFYLITMFISGGLMPTYLVVQSLGMINTMWALVVPGALSVYNMIVARTFFKTNLPLELLESAKLDGCGNTKFFIHIALPLSGPIIAILVLFYGIGHWNSYFSGLLYIIDQEKFPLQLVLRNILINNALRQTQSILTEEALKEAERLRQVTELMKYSLIIVSSIPVMILYPFIQKHFVKGVMLGSVKG; encoded by the coding sequence ATGCGTACTTTAATAATGAAGAATCAACACAAAGAGGGATTACGACAGAAAAGTAAAAAAGAAAGAGCTAAAAGGTCCAATAGTGATAAAATTTTTGACGGGGTTATCTTCGTTATATTGACCATTGTTTTATTAATTGTGGCTTATCCTTTATATTTTATCATTATATCTTCTTTTAGTGACCCTGCTGCAGTAGCTGGAGGAAATGTTACATGGCGTCCTATAGGGTTTACACTGGATGGATATGAAGCTGTTTTCAAAGAGGAAAATGTAATGAGAGGTTTTTTGAATTCCATTATCTATACGACGGTTGGGGTTTTGATTAATCTTGGTGTCACTATACCAACATCCTATGCTTTATCTAGAGAAGACTTTTTTGGAAAAAAAGCAGTTACGATTTTCTATTTAATTACCATGTTTATCAGTGGAGGTTTGATGCCCACCTACTTAGTTGTTCAAAGTTTAGGAATGATCAACACCATGTGGGCCTTGGTGGTACCGGGAGCTTTAAGTGTTTATAACATGATTGTTGCCCGAACCTTTTTCAAAACCAATTTACCTTTAGAACTTCTTGAATCTGCTAAACTGGATGGCTGTGGCAATACAAAATTTTTCATACATATAGCCCTGCCTTTATCAGGACCTATCATCGCTATATTAGTTCTATTTTACGGTATAGGTCATTGGAACTCATACTTTTCAGGATTGCTCTATATCATTGATCAAGAAAAATTTCCATTGCAATTAGTTTTAAGAAATATATTGATTAATAATGCATTGAGACAGACCCAAAGTATTTTGACTGAAGAAGCTTTAAAAGAAGCTGAACGATTACGTCAAGTAACGGAACTGATGAAATATTCACTTATCATTGTATCGAGTATCCCTGTCATGATTTTATATCCATTCATCCAAAAACATTTTGTTAAGGGTGTAATGCTTGGATCAGTGAAGGGATAA
- a CDS encoding ABC transporter permease, protein MKGKSMKLKTNHSFWKKIANNFDLYLFVLPGMIITTIFHYIPLYGVQIAFRNFSARKGIWGSAWVGMEHFQRFFDSASFEMVLWNTFALSLYSLIAGFPIPILLALFLNSFRHKRYRKVIQTVTYAPNFISTVVMCGMLMLFLSPRIGIANHIIGLFGVEPINFMGEQSMWRHIYVWSGVWQTAGWNSVIYFAALSGVSPEYHEAAVVDGASKLQRMWYVDLPFLIPVITILLILNCGSILSIGFEKAYLLQNPLNLNVSEIISTYVYKVGMIDNDISFSSAIGLFNSVINAILLISVNWISRKISENSLW, encoded by the coding sequence ATGAAAGGCAAATCGATGAAACTAAAAACGAATCATAGTTTTTGGAAGAAGATAGCTAATAACTTCGATTTATATCTATTCGTATTACCTGGAATGATCATAACAACAATTTTTCATTATATACCTTTATATGGTGTGCAGATTGCATTTAGAAATTTTTCTGCTAGAAAAGGTATTTGGGGTAGTGCTTGGGTTGGCATGGAGCATTTTCAACGCTTTTTTGATTCGGCATCTTTTGAAATGGTTTTGTGGAATACTTTCGCTCTCAGTCTGTATTCTTTGATTGCAGGCTTTCCAATCCCTATACTTCTTGCGTTATTTTTGAATTCCTTTAGACACAAGCGGTATAGAAAAGTCATACAAACCGTTACATACGCACCCAATTTTATTTCCACAGTTGTTATGTGTGGTATGCTCATGTTGTTTTTATCACCACGTATTGGTATTGCTAATCATATTATTGGTTTGTTTGGGGTGGAACCGATTAATTTCATGGGTGAGCAGTCCATGTGGAGGCATATTTATGTTTGGTCTGGAGTATGGCAGACGGCGGGATGGAATTCTGTTATCTATTTTGCAGCCTTGAGTGGTGTTAGTCCTGAATACCATGAAGCAGCAGTTGTAGATGGTGCCAGTAAATTACAAAGAATGTGGTACGTAGATCTTCCTTTTTTAATTCCTGTTATTACAATCCTGCTCATATTGAATTGTGGTAGTATATTATCCATTGGATTCGAGAAGGCTTATTTACTACAGAATCCTTTGAATTTAAATGTTTCAGAAATAATTTCTACTTATGTCTATAAAGTGGGTATGATTGACAATGACATTTCGTTTTCATCTGCTATTGGTTTATTTAATTCGGTGATTAATGCCATTTTATTGATTTCAGTTAATTGGATTTCACGGAAGATTTCCGAAAACAGTCTATGGTAA
- a CDS encoding alpha-L-fucosidase → MGNQSEMEVQELQETMIEEGVHNYSEESDYIYPTEEELLERLEWFKDQKIGLMMHWGIYSQIGLVESWALSDQDGDWSRHDVDWTDDMEMFKEDYFHLNQSFNPIRFQPKKWAQLAKDAGFRYLTFTTKHHDGFCMWDTKYTDYKVTDDDCPFHKNPNADICKHVFDAFREQGLAISAYFSKADWASPCYWVPEDIKSEPTWRGPSYSPVEKPDLWEQFVQFTHNQVKELCYDYGKIDMLWFDAGWVCPQSKVKQDIRMGELIDEIRETQPWMLCADRTVGGAYENVITPEQCVPEKPLSVPWESNITMGKGFAFTYEDNYKNPRQVINLLVDIVSKGGNLALNVAPQPDGRLPRSAIETMKGMGEWLSKYGEAIYETRPCEPYKVNQVAFTKKEDQLVYALYMYPDANEIPKGELFIPYTKEINKIELLGYEEKIDFTRQVDGIVVTLPETAIHEIPIAHVLKLHVDR, encoded by the coding sequence ATGGGGAATCAATCTGAAATGGAAGTTCAAGAATTACAAGAAACAATGATTGAAGAAGGTGTTCATAACTACAGTGAAGAAAGTGATTATATTTACCCAACAGAGGAGGAACTTTTAGAGAGGTTAGAATGGTTTAAAGATCAAAAAATAGGCTTAATGATGCATTGGGGTATTTATTCTCAAATTGGTTTGGTGGAATCATGGGCATTAAGTGATCAAGATGGGGACTGGTCACGACATGATGTTGACTGGACTGATGATATGGAAATGTTCAAGGAAGATTATTTCCACTTAAATCAATCCTTTAATCCTATTAGATTTCAGCCTAAAAAGTGGGCACAGTTGGCTAAAGATGCAGGCTTTAGATATTTAACCTTTACAACCAAACATCATGATGGCTTCTGTATGTGGGATACGAAGTATACAGATTACAAAGTAACTGATGATGATTGTCCTTTCCATAAGAATCCTAATGCTGATATTTGTAAACATGTTTTTGATGCATTTAGGGAGCAAGGGTTGGCCATTTCAGCTTACTTTTCGAAAGCTGATTGGGCATCACCATGTTATTGGGTACCCGAAGACATTAAGAGCGAGCCAACATGGAGGGGACCATCATATAGCCCAGTAGAAAAACCAGACCTATGGGAGCAATTTGTTCAGTTTACTCATAATCAAGTCAAAGAGCTCTGTTACGATTATGGAAAAATAGATATGCTATGGTTTGACGCTGGTTGGGTTTGTCCTCAATCCAAAGTTAAGCAGGATATCCGTATGGGTGAATTAATCGATGAGATTAGAGAAACACAACCATGGATGCTCTGTGCAGATCGTACAGTAGGTGGTGCTTATGAGAATGTTATAACACCTGAGCAATGTGTACCAGAAAAGCCATTAAGCGTTCCATGGGAAAGCAATATTACCATGGGAAAAGGATTCGCTTTTACCTATGAAGATAACTATAAGAATCCTAGACAAGTAATCAATTTACTCGTTGATATTGTATCCAAAGGTGGCAATCTTGCTCTCAATGTTGCTCCACAACCTGACGGGCGTTTGCCTCGAAGTGCTATAGAAACCATGAAAGGTATGGGGGAATGGCTCAGCAAGTATGGGGAAGCCATCTATGAAACACGTCCATGTGAACCTTATAAAGTTAATCAAGTTGCCTTTACAAAGAAAGAGGATCAGTTGGTATATGCATTATATATGTATCCTGATGCTAATGAAATACCAAAGGGTGAGCTTTTTATTCCTTATACAAAAGAAATTAATAAGATTGAATTATTAGGATACGAAGAAAAAATTGATTTTACTCGTCAAGTGGATGGAATTGTCGTAACACTTCCAGAAACAGCTATACATGAGATACCTATTGCTCATGTATTGAAGTTGCATGTTGATAGATGA
- a CDS encoding carbohydrate-binding family 9-like protein translates to MTYRIQKADITFNPPIYYCKKASKPFTLDGDIDKVFWNDAEYTSDFVDIEGDIRGKPRCLTRAKMLWDDNNLYFAAELWGDEIWAHVKERDAVIFQDNDFEIFIDPDSDTHHYYEFEINALNTVWDLFLTKPYRDHGIPLNGWDIKGLRSAVKINGALNDPTADNKRWTLEVVMPFEALKEANTYKKRPEKGDYWRINFSRVQWQVDVMDGKYVKKMHPITGESLPEDNWVWSPTGVVNMHYPELWGFVFFCEDKEGYPIPDHEYVKWELRQLYYAQHGHFNEKGCFTADLKKLLQGRKLGLDICIEVTKSNFEMYCLTQDGSQEIAILGDGKIIIR, encoded by the coding sequence ATGACCTATAGAATTCAAAAAGCAGATATTACTTTTAATCCCCCAATTTACTATTGCAAGAAGGCTAGTAAACCCTTCACCTTAGATGGTGACATCGATAAAGTGTTTTGGAATGATGCAGAGTATACCAGTGACTTTGTTGACATTGAAGGGGATATTCGTGGAAAGCCTCGCTGCTTAACTCGAGCAAAAATGCTATGGGATGATAATAATCTTTACTTTGCTGCTGAATTATGGGGAGATGAAATTTGGGCTCATGTAAAGGAACGGGATGCTGTAATCTTTCAAGATAATGATTTTGAAATTTTCATTGATCCGGATTCTGATACCCACCATTATTACGAGTTTGAAATAAATGCTCTTAATACTGTTTGGGATTTGTTTTTAACAAAGCCATATAGAGATCATGGGATTCCTCTTAACGGTTGGGATATCAAAGGATTAAGGAGCGCAGTTAAAATCAATGGTGCATTGAACGATCCCACTGCTGATAATAAAAGATGGACCCTTGAGGTAGTGATGCCCTTTGAGGCATTAAAAGAAGCCAATACATATAAGAAACGCCCTGAAAAAGGTGATTACTGGCGTATCAATTTCTCGCGAGTACAGTGGCAAGTTGATGTGATGGATGGCAAGTATGTTAAAAAAATGCATCCAATAACAGGGGAGTCGTTACCAGAAGATAATTGGGTATGGTCACCTACAGGCGTGGTCAATATGCACTATCCGGAGTTATGGGGTTTCGTATTTTTCTGTGAAGATAAAGAAGGCTATCCCATTCCTGACCATGAGTATGTTAAATGGGAATTACGTCAACTATATTATGCTCAGCACGGACATTTCAATGAAAAGGGTTGTTTCACTGCTGATTTAAAAAAGTTGCTGCAAGGTCGTAAGCTAGGGTTAGACATTTGTATTGAAGTGACCAAAAGTAATTTTGAAATGTATTGTCTAACACAAGATGGTAGTCAAGAAATTGCTATTTTGGGTGATGGAAAAATAATAATCCGATAG